The following proteins are encoded in a genomic region of Triticum dicoccoides isolate Atlit2015 ecotype Zavitan chromosome 1B, WEW_v2.0, whole genome shotgun sequence:
- the LOC119349094 gene encoding photosystem I assembly factor PSA3, chloroplastic-like — MGTAVLPVAHKLSLASPFLPRHRRACRPPAQQHCRRRRHGAVVAYMEPDPNSPAAILGRIVGALPVVGLVARILSDDGGVGGDTVDFAEFRRRVSKKCTVMDSQAFYDFNDRRGKVGDPFYVLLCCWLAAIGAGLLKTEEILEGVARLRMSNDIEYEEETFLDMMKIAREKRAKSKSQAPVIPMEARAEKALEAIYVCCFGQDMVEPEDERLLCTMLNAVFPSVGRPAVERMVSTMAEQVASGERRGPGAKVVPKDVAQRQLKDLEFLKQNKLDSI; from the exons ATGGGGACAGCAGTGCTGCCCGTCGCCCACAAGCTCTCGCTCGCCTCCCCCTTCCTCCCGCGCCACCGCCGGGCCTGCCGTCCCCCCGCCCAGCAGCACTGCCGGCGCCGGCGCCATGGGGCCGTGGTGGCGTACATGGAGCCGGACCCGAACTCGCCGGCGGCCATCCTGGGGCGCATCGTCGGGGCCCTCCCCGTGGTGGGCCTCGTGGCGCGCATCCTGAGCGAcgacggcggcgtcggcggcgacacCGTCGACTTCGCCGAGTTCCGGCGCCGCGTCAGCAAGAAGTGCACCGTCATGGACTCCCAGGCCTTCTACGACTTCAACGACCGCCGCGGCAAG GTGGGAGACCCCTTCTACGTCCTGCTCTGCTGCTGGCTGGCCGCCATTGGCGCCGGGCTGCTGAAAACGGAGGAGATCCTGGAAGGCGTGGCCCGGCTCCGCATGTCCAACGACATCGAGTACGAGGAGGAGACCTTCCTCGACATGATGAAGATTGCAAGGGAG AAACGGGCCAAGTCGAAGAGCCAGGCGCCGGTGATACCGATGGAGGCGCGGGCGGAGAAGGCGCTGGAGGCCATCTACGTGTGCTGCTTCGGGCAGGACATGGTGGAGCCGGAGGACGAGCGGCTGCTGTGCACCATGCTGAACGCGGTGTTCCCGTCGGTGGGGAGGCCGGCGGTGGAGAGGATGGTGTCCACCATGGCCGAGCAGGTGGCCTCCGGCGAGAGGAGGGGCCCCGGCGCCAAGGTGGTGCCCAAAGACGTGGCGCAGCGGCAGCTCAAGGACCTCGAGTTCCTCAAGCAGAACAAGCTGGACTCGATATGA
- the LOC119349095 gene encoding F-box protein At5g52880-like, giving the protein MPVRRRAPRPQDTGVVKRYAEMGIAAALSRPWDYPTACRELAELLRHGYAGLPKPAQALAAADVLVAFRLLPDVQTEYALAAANGLLLAVETSLPKQKKSQAVSEFKCSVILHKRRAKVQQEPDPPDIPNDVLVHIFSFLDTRSLVAASLVCWSWNSSASDNKLWRMNYSLFFSTSRLRSNSTLVSSGVQNSHGILPQNNVDPVFDDPNLNWKEVFHKKHAEHISWNAASNRAICQQCRSVLWLSNLTCAAPHHCPKKGKDEIKLTPLLPYAVACYILNAQDRPSSSSDSSDSDSDSENNVPRRLWNSRV; this is encoded by the exons ATGCCGGTGCGGCGGCGGGCCCCGCGGCCGCAGGACACGGGGGTGGTGAAGAGGTACGCGGAGATGGGGATAGCGGCCGCGCTGTCGCGGCCGTGGGACTACCCGACGGCGTGCCGCGAGCTGGCCGAGCTCCTGCGCCACGGCTACGCGGGCCTCCCCAAGCCCGCCCaggccctcgccgccgccgacgtgcTCGTCGCGTTCCGCCTCCTCCCCGA TGTGCAGACAGAATATGCATTAGCGGCAGCCAATGGTCTTCTCCTAGCGGTAGAAACTTCCCTGCCAAAGCAAAAGAAGTCACAAGCTGTTTCAGAGTTCAAGTGTTCTGTTATTTTACATAAGAGGCGGGCTAAAGTTCAACAAGAGCCTG ACCCCCCAGACATACCAAAtgatgtgcttgttcatatctttaGTTTTCTGGACACGCGTTCTTTGGTGGCTGCTAgtcttgtttgctg GTCTTGGAATTCATCTGCAAGTGACAACAAGCTGTGGAGAATGAACTACTCCCTTTTCTTTAGCACGTCCCGTTTGCGCTCCAACAGCACGCTTGTATCCAGTGGTGTACAGAATAGTCATGGTATTCTCCCGCAGAATAATGTGGATCCAGTATTTGATGATCCCAATTTGAACTGGAAAGAGGTTTTCCACAAGAAGCATGCAG AGCACATAAGCTGGAATGCCGCATCAAATAGAGCAATATGCCAGCAATGCCGTTCAGTTCTCTGGCTGAGCAACTTGACGTGTGCTGCTCCTCACCATTGTCCTAAGAAAGGAAAAGATGAAATAAAACTAACGCCCCTGTTACCTTATGCG GTTGCTTGTTACATATTAAATGCTCAAGATCGACCATCTTCATCGTCTGACAGTAGCGATTCAGATAGTGATTCTGAAAACAATGTGCCCAGACGACTTTGGAATTCTCGTGTTTGA
- the LOC119349096 gene encoding kinesin-like protein KIN-14O: MEKEAMGGHVNIMLPLENLSSDLPNGGVVLGHDKEISTLHEEISALRSRQRHLNRRRREALDKLIDLKGSIRVFCRVRPSISTSNIKIKSPVTVEQENILVRAVGIKKDFSVDRVFDQESTQDDVFHDVKPILRSALDGHNVCILAFGQTGTGKTYTMEGTSDNLGVVPRAIQELFSHAAQDTSSTYSFSISMLEVYMGSLRDLLAPRQQPLFRSTEGNTTCNLSILATTSGSVQVEGLTDVAVPDLKKANQWYCRGRRSRSTSWTNVNNVSSRSHCLTRITIRRCGGVSEQVSKLWLVDLGGSERLLKTGASGLTMDEGKAINLSLSALGDVIAALRRKRSHVPYRNSKLTQILSDSLGDGSKVVMVVHISPSKDDVGETICSLGFAKRAMLIESSRELSEDLKMLKRKRLAELDKEMRDAEQELGVLNEQIRIAETSAAEERKTLSPSVACQALSDEKGSPRSILVSGHVDDAADSPQATQRAKSRMMVHHGSVPHFMSATVCSRQRHGAATHSAGKPRLTRSVNAYSSKPGGSQSFSHSASKARSSVAFSSGEPRLKYLSVKSDQINVSSNSIDSTAASAPRPRPRESFVSRPVQRAPLHQHRRRMSCLT, translated from the exons ATGGAGAAGGAGGCCATGGGGGGGCATGTAAATATAATGCTGCCACTGGAGAACCTGAGCTCGGATCTCCCCAACGGTGGAGTCGTACTTGGCCATGACAAGGAAATCTCAACTCTGCATG AAGAGATTTCTGCTCTGAGATCGAGGCAGAGGCATCTCAACCGGAGGAGACGTGAGGCGCTGGACAAGCTCATAGACCTGAAAG GAAGCATCAGGGTGTTCTGCCGAGTCCGGCCGTCGATCTCAACCAGCAACATCAAGATCAAATCACCAGTTACTGTCGAACAAGAGAACATCCTAGTTCGGGCAGTGGGGATCAAGAAAGATTTCAGTGTTGATCGGGTGTTTGATCAGGAGTCAACGCAAG ATGATGTGTTCCATGACGTGAAGCCAATCCTCCGATCTGCACTTGACGGGCACAACGTCTGCATCCTTGCTTTCGGCCAAACTGGGACCGGAAAGACCTATACAATG GAAGGAACTAGCGATAACCTCGGCGTCGTGCCTCGAGCGATTCAGGAGCTGTTCTCTCATGCTGCTCAAGATACTTCATCCACATATTCTTTCTCCATAAGCATGCTTGAGGTGTACATGGGAAGTCTCAGGGACTTGTTGGCACCAAGGCAGCAGCCTCTCTTCAGGTCCACAGAAGGCAATACAACTTG taACCTCAGCATTCTAGCAACCACAAGTGGCTCCGTGCAAGTCGAGGGGCTTACCGATGTCGCAGTACCGGACCTCAAGAAAGCCAACCAGTGGTACTGCAGAGGGCGGCGATCCCGGTCGACATCCTGGACAAATGTCAACAATGTTTCGAGCCGATCACACTG TTTGACAAGAATTACCATAAGGAGATGTGGAGGTGTGAGTGAGCAAGTCAGCAAGCTGTGGCTCGTGGATCTTGGTGGCAGCGAGCGGTTGCTCAAGACTGGTGCATCTGGGTTGACAATGGATGAGGGTAAGGCTATAAACCTGTCTCTGTCAGCTCTTGGAGATGTCATCGCTGCACTAAGGAGAAAGAGAAGCCATGTTCCATACAG AAATAGCAAGCTTACCCAGATTCTCAGTGATTCCCTCG GCGATGGCTCAAAAGTTGTTATGGTGGTGCACATCAGCCCTTCCAAGGACGACGTGGGCGAGACAATTTGTTCGCTGGGCTTTGCGAAAAGAGCCATGCTGATAGAATCCAGCAGAGAGCTTTCAGAG GACCTGAAAATGTTGAAGCGGAAGCGGCTCGCGGAGCTCGACAAGGAGATGCGCGACGCCGAGCAGGAGCTCGGGGTTCTGAATGAGCAAATAAGGATCGCCGAGAcgtcggcggcggaggagaggAAGACGCTCTCTCCCTCCGTCGCCTGTCAGGCTCTCAGCGACGAGAAGGGGTCGCCCAGAAGCATTCTGGTGTCAGGGCATGTTGATGATGCCGCGGACAGCCCTCAGGCAACCCAGAGGGCCAAGAGCAGGATGATGGTCCATCATGGGTCAGTCCCTCACTTCATGTCCGCAACGGTGTGCAGCCGTCAAAGGCACGGCGCGGCAACCCATTCCGCCGGTAAACCGAGGCTGACAAGATCAGTGAACGCCTACTCATCTAAGCCCGGCGGGAGCCAGTCGTTCAGCCACTCCGCATCCAAGGCTAGGTCGTCGGTGGCATTCTCATCCGGTGAGCCTAGGCTGAAATACTTGTCTGTCAAATCCGATCAGATCAACGTAAGCAGCAACAGCATCGATTCGACGGCGGCGtcggcgcctcggcctcggccaaggGAGAGCTTTGTTTCCAGGCCGGTGCAGAGAGCTCCCCTGCATCAGCACAGGAGAAGGATGTCATGCTTAACCTGA